From Rutidosis leptorrhynchoides isolate AG116_Rl617_1_P2 chromosome 3, CSIRO_AGI_Rlap_v1, whole genome shotgun sequence, a single genomic window includes:
- the LOC139898079 gene encoding mitogen-activated protein kinase kinase kinase 1-like: protein MYTKQKQLVRKLDRRNAFKNVDYDASTSPSSSSSSSLSPIFDFQSAHRTQSLDILSLSDQNSYRIEGSDGDIDFICRSLGFSSPDDFAIPAADWEAHKASSITGISYFESPARIIIDDDVVRTVSPVRVRVSDDVSNIRSSDSARTTDEFGRIGSSARVRVSSDVRKIANDESVGVLQDGNCVVKSRIKGVRPPPVFARPPVIPQVIIDNGPVIRDNAVAAVVGSAAAVVTDGDTTGMVILRNDDEENTATEVEYFVSPNGSVSCSIKNWQKGDFLGSGSFGTVYEGFNEYGFFFAVKEVSLLDQGTQGKQSLFQLEQEIFLLSQFQHDNIVRYLGTDKDESKLYIFLELVPKGSLANLYQKYRLRDSQVSTYTRQILNGLTYLHGRNVVHRDIKCANILVDVSGSVKLADFGLAKATKLNDIKSCKGTPYWMAPEVVNNRKNKGYGRAADIWSLGCTVLEMLTGRVPYSHLEGMQALFRIGGGELPTIPKNLSEEAKDFILKCLQVNPNDRPTAAQLLKHPFVKMPVSVNLSPGSPLCSRIQF from the exons ATGTACACAAAACAGAAACAGTTAGTACGGAAACTTGACCGAAGAAATGCATTCAAAAACGTCGATTACGACGCTTCAACGtctccatcatcatcttcatcttcatcactttcaccaATATTTGATTTTCAATCAGCTCATCGAACTCAATCACTCGATATTTTATCGTTATCCGATCAAAATAGTTACCGAATTGAAGGAAGTGACGGAGATATTGATTTCATTTGCCGGTCGCTAGGGTTTTCTTCACCTGACGATTTCGCAATTCCGGCAGCTGATTGGGAAGCTCATAAAGCTTCTTCAATTACAGGTATTAGTTATTTTGAATCTCCGGCTAGGATTATAATTGATGATGACGTCGTCAGAACTGTATCTCCAGTCAGAGTTAGGGTTAGTGATGACGTCAGCAACATCAGATCTTCGGATAGTGCTAGGACTACTGATGAATTCGGCAGAATTGGAAGTTCAGCTAGGGTTAGGGTTAGCAGTGACGTACGCAAAATTGCTAATGATGAAAGTGTCGGTGTGTTACAAGATGGTAATTGTGTGGTTAAAAGTAGAATTAAAGGTGTTAGGCCGCCACCGGTATTTGCACGGCCTCCGGTTATACCACAAGTGATTATTGATAATGGCCCTGTGATTAGAGATAATGCGGTTGCTGCGGTTGTTGGATCTGCTGCTGCTGTTGTTACAGATGGAGACACTACTGGGATGGTGATATTAAGGAATGATGATGAGGAGAATACTGCTACCGAAGTTGAGTATTTTGTGTCACCTAATGGATCGGTTAGCTGCAGTATAAAAAACTGGCAGAAGGGTGATTTTCTTGGGAGTGGTTCATTTGGAACTGTTTATGAAGGCTTCAATGA ATATGGGTTCTTTTTTGCTGTGAAGGAGGTTTCTTTGCTTGATCAAGGAACCCAAGGAAAGCAGAGCCTTTTTCAACTTGAACAG GAGatatttttattaagtcaattcCAACACGATAACATAGTTCGGTATCTTGGGACAGATAAG GATGAAAGTAAATTGTATATCTTTCTTGAACTTGTACCCAAAGGTTCACTCGCGAACCTATATCAAAAGTATCGCCTGCGGGATTCTCAAGTCTCTACATACACAAGACAGATCTTGAATGGTCTGACTTATTTGCATGGCCGAAATGTGGTTCACAG GGATATCAAATGTGCTAACATATTGGTCGACGTGAGTGGCTCTGTGAAGCTTGCAGATTTTGGATTGGCAAAG GCTACCAAGTTGAATGACATCAAATCATGCAAGGGAACTCCATATTGGATGGCACCTGAG GTTGTTAATAATCGGAAGAATAAGGGCTATGGACGTGCAGCTGATATATGGAGCCTTGGTTGCACTGTGTTGGAGATGCTTACAGGTCGAGTTCCTTACTCCCACTTGGAAGGG ATGCAAGCATTATTTAGAATTGGCGGCGGAGAACTTCCTACTATTCCTAAAAACTTGTCTGAAGAAGCCAAGGATTTCATACTTAAATGCTTACAAGTTAACCCAAATGATAGGCCTACGGCTGCCCAGCTGTTGAAGCATCCGTTTGTGAAGATGCCGGTCTCAGTGAACCTAAGCCCAGGTTCTCCACTGTGTAGTAGGATACAATTTTAG